Proteins from a single region of Corylus avellana chromosome ca11, CavTom2PMs-1.0:
- the LOC132164895 gene encoding 2-alkenal reductase (NADP(+)-dependent)-like, translating into MEVSNNYITIKTHINGEPKESDFELKTATLALSVEPGSYDVIVKNLYVSVDPYQINRMKTHSSSQKAVTASRRITPGEVVDAYGVAKVVASGNPKFEKDELVVGRIGWEEHSVIKEENLINKLDPMGFPLTYHVGVLGTSGLTAYAGFFEVCKPKKGEKVFVSAASGSVGNLVGQYAKLFGCYVVGCAGSKQKVELLKEKLGFDDAFNYKEQTDLKSALKRYFPDGIDIYFDNVGAEMQEAAVANMNAFGRVAVCGVISEYTDAGKRAAPDMIDVVYKRITIRGFLIVDHMNVYADFISTTSDQIRRGDMQVIEDIATGLENIPSAFIGLFRGDNIGKRIVKIAEE; encoded by the exons ATGGAAGTGAGCAACAATTACATAACAATAAAAACTCATATTAATGGTGAGCCGAAAGAGTCCGACTTTGAGCTCAAGACTGCAACTCTTGCTCTCTCAGTTGAACCTGGGTCCTATGACGTCATAGTGAAGAATCTCTATGTCTCCGTTGACCCATACCAGATCAACCGCATGAAGACTCACAGCTCCTCTCAGAAAGCAGTAACTGCTTCACGTCGGATAACCCCCGGGGAG GTTGTTGATGCGTATGGTGTGGCCAAAGTTGTGGCTTCTGGGAATCCCAAGTTTGAGAAGGATGAGTTGGTTGTCGGGAGGATTGGTTGGGAAGAACACAGtgtaattaaagaagaaaaccTGATAAATAAATTGGATCCCATGGGATTTCCACTCACTTACCATGTTGGAGTTCTAG GGACTAGTGGATTGACAGCCTATGCTGGATTTTTTGAAGTGTGCAAACCCAAAAAGGGTGAGAAAGTATTTGTGTCTGCAGCTTCTGGATCGGTTGGAAATTTGGTTGGACAGTATGCCAAACTGTTTGGTTGCTATGTCGTTGGTTGTGCTGGAAGCAAGCAAAAG GTAGAGTTGCTAAAAGAAAAGCTGGGATTTGATGATGCATTCAACTACAAGGAACAAACAGATTTGAAGTCAGCTTTGAAAAG GTACTTCCCAGATGGAATCGACATATACTTCGACAATGTGGGGGCTGAGATGCAGGAAGCAGCAGTTGCCAACATGAATGCCTTCGGTAGAGTTGCTGTTTGTGGGGTAATATCCGAGTACACGGATGCTGGGAAGCGAGCGGCTCCAGATATGATAGACGTTGTGTACAAGAGAATCACAATCCGAGGTTTTTTGATAGTTGATCATATGAATGTGTATGCAGATTTTATATCAACCACCTCGGATCAAATTCGTAGAGGGGACATGCAGGTAATTGAAGACATTGCAACCGGTTTGGAGAACATCCCCTCTGCTTTCATTGGACTCTTTCGGGGTGACAACATTGGAAAAAGAATTGTTAAGATTGCAGAGGAGTGA
- the LOC132164893 gene encoding pentatricopeptide repeat-containing protein At5g66520-like — MIQKTVEISTLISLSRQCKTLNQLKQIHAHLLKSHLHQNPYAIAPLLSVAATSKDASFFFYARSIFEHLCYRNTFMYNIMIRRYVQSNSPIPAILCYFDMLNNGLVANNYTFPPLIKACTVLVPFSKKRILGRLVHAHVVKFGFRDDPFVVSALIEYYSVVHDLGTARLLFDRTPKKDVVMWTAMIDGYGKLGDVGNARLLFEEMPVRNVISWSAIMAAYSRVSDFKEVLSLFRKMQEAGIKPNESVLVSTLTACAHLGAVGQGLWIHSYAKQHNLVSNPILATALVDMYSKCGCVESALSVFESIPDKDAGAWNAMISGVAMNGDARKSLGLFNRMATTGTQPTDTTFVVVLTACTHAKMVAEGLKLFEQMDTVYRVEPRLEHYACVVDLLARAGMIEEAEKFVEEKMGGLGRGDANVWGALLGASRVYGNIEVGDRVWKRLTGMKVVDSGTSVLSYNLYREAGWEMEAKKVRKTISEAGMKKQPGCSVIEVSGKVEEFLAGDLCHPRAQEICKMLDSFSKIMNLDDSAK, encoded by the coding sequence ATGATTCAAAAAACCGTTGAAATCAGCACCCTCATTTCCCTCTCACGACAGTGCAAAACCCTGAACCAACTCAAGCAAATCCATGCCCATCTACTCAAATCCCACCTACACCAAAACCCATACGCCATTGCGCCGCTCCTCTCCGTCGCTGCAACCTCCAAGgatgcttctttctttttttacgCTCGCTCGATTTTCGAGCATCTTTGTTACCGCAACACGTTCATGTACAATATTATGATCAGAAGGTATGTTCAGTCTAATTCACCAATACCCGCCATTTTGTGCTACTTTGACATGCTGAATAATGGCCTTGTGGCCAATAACTACACCTTTCCACCATTGATCAAAGCTTGTACGGTTTTAGTTCCTTTTTCGAAGAAGAGAATTCTGGGTCGTTTGGTTCATGCCCATGTTGTCAAATTCGGATTCCGTGATGACCCTTTTGTCGTTAGTGCGCTCATTGAGTATTACTCCGTAGTACATGACTTAGGAACTGCAAGATTGTTGTTCGATAGAACTCCAAAGAAGGATGTGGTTATGTGGACAGCGATGATTGATGGGTATGGGAAGCTGGGGGATGTGGGAAATGCAAGATTGTTGTTTGAAGAAATGCCTGTGAGGAATGTGATATCGTGGAGTGCAATAATGGCTGCTTATTCTCGGGTTAGTGACTTCAAAGAGGTGCTTAGTTTGTTTAGGAAAATGCAAGAAGCGGGTATAAAGCCTAATGAGTCGGTTCTCGTTAGCACTCTCACTGCATGTGCCCATCTTGGTGCAGTCGGACAGGGATTGTGGATCCATTCATATGCTAAGCAGCATAATCTTGTGTCCAACCCAATTCTGGCCACTGCATTAGTGGACATGTACTCAAAATGCGGTTGTGTCGAATCAGCACTGTCGGTTTTTGAAAGCATTCCTGATAAGGATGCTGGGGCATGGAATGCGATGATTTCTGGTGTTGCAATGAATGGAGATGCGAGGAAGTCGCTTGGTTTATTCAATAGAATGGCTACAACTGGGACTCAACCTACAGATACAACATTTGTTGTTGTCCTTACAGCTTGTACACATGCAAAGATGGTTGCTGAGGGGCTTAAATTGTTTGAACAAATGGATACTGTTTACAGGGTTGAACCCCGGCTTGAGCATTATGCATGTGTTGTTGATCTCTTGGCTAGAGCTGGTATGATAGAGGAAGCCGAGAAGTTTGTAGAGGAGAAGATGGGGGGGCTTGGTAGAGGAGATGCCAATGTTTGGGGAGCACTACTGGGTGCATCTAGAGTTTATGGAAATATTGAAGTTGGGGACAGAGTCTGGAAAAGGCTAACTGGTATGAAAGTAGTTGATTCTGGTACTAGTGTTCTCTCATATAATTTATATAGGGAAGCTGGCTGGGAAATGGAGGCGAAGAAAGTCAGGAAAACGATTTCGGAGGCGGGAATGAAGAAGCAACCGGGTTGCAGTGTGATAGAGGTGAGTGGAAAGGTTGAAGAGTTCCTTGCAGGTGATCTCTGCCATCCACGGGCACAAGAAATATGTAAGATGCTtgattctttttccaaaatcatgaatttggACGATTCAGCGAAGTAA
- the LOC132164894 gene encoding beta-glucuronosyltransferase GlcAT14B-like, whose translation METNTNKPQQKKKNWFLALGFSLLLSTFLVFLTVFTSSNPSLLLYHETHVKNQLPEFVESKMGVFAANSKDSVPRLAYLISGSMGDGRSLKRTLKALYHPRNQYVVHLDLEASPEERLELAAYVRNEPLFKALGNVRMLVRANLVTYRGPTMVSNTLHAAAVLLRDGGEWDWFINLSASDYPLVTQDDLLHALSAIPRELNFIEHTSDIGWKEYQRAKPVIIDPGFYSLHKSDVFWVPEQRSVPSAYRLFTGSAWMMLSRPFIEFCLWGWDNLPRIVLMYYANFLSSPEGYFHTVICNAPEFRNTTVNHDLHFISWDNPPKQHPHFLTGDDFKRMVDSNAPFARKFGRNEAVLEKIDSELLGCSADGFVRGGWFNYQENANLTVPRLEMANTSELRPGPGAERLKRLVTGLLSAEDFHENQCA comes from the exons GCcacagcagaagaagaagaactggTTTCTGGCACTGGGGTTCAGTCTTCTGCTGTCTACCTTCCTCGTCTTCCTCACCGTTTTCACTTCCTCCAACCCCTCCCTGCTGCTCTACCACGAAACCCATGTCAAGAACCAGCTCCCGGAGTTCGTGGAATCCAAGATGGGGGTCTTCGCGGCGAATTCGAAGGATTCGGTACCCAGGCTGGCGTACTTAATCTCCGGCTCAATGGGCGACGGGCGGAGCCTGAAGAGGACCCTCAAGGCGCTGTACCACCCGCGGAACCAGTACGTGGTGCACCTCGACCTGGAGGCCTCGCCGGAGGAGCGGCTGGAGCTGGCGGCCTATGTGAGGAACGAGCCCCTGTTTAAGGCGCTCGGGAATGTGCGGATGCTCGTGAGAGCCAATTTGGTTACGTACAGAGGGCCGACGATGGTCAGCAATACGCTTCACGCCGCCGCCGTTTTGTTGAGGGATGGCGGCGAATGGGATTGGTTTATTAACTTGAGTGCTTCGGATTATCCCCTGGTCACCCAAGATG ATCTGCTTCATGCATTGTCAGCTATTCCAAGGGAACTTAATTTTATTGAGCATACAAGTGACATTGGCTGGAAGGA GTATCAGAGAGCCAAGCCTGTTATAATTGATCCGGGTTTCTATAGCCTGCATAAATCAGATGTATTTTGGGTGCCAGAGCAAAGAAGCGTGCCATCTGCATATAGGCTATTTACAG GTTCTGCTTGGATGATGCTCTCTCGCCCTTTTATAGAATTCTGTTTGTGGGGATGGGACAACCTTCCAAGGATAGTCCTTATGTATTATGCCAACTTTCTTTCTTCACCCGAAGGGTACTTTCATACAGTCATCTGCAATGCCCCGGAGTTCCGGAACACCACAGTAAACCATGATCTTCACTTCATATCGTGGGACAACCCTCCGAAACAACACCCGCATTTTCTCACAGGAGATGACTTTAAGAGAATGGTAGACAGCAATGCCCCCTTCGCAAGGAAATTTGGCAGAAATGAAGCTGTTCTTGAGAAGATTGATTCTGAGCTTTTGGGCTGCAGTGCCGATGGTTTTGTGCGTGGTGGATGGTTTAATTATCAAGAAAATGCAAACCTGACTGTCCCACGTCTGGAAATGGCAAACACCAGTGAACTCAGGCCAGGTCCAGGTGCTGAAAGGCTCAAACGCCTTGTCACTGGTTTGCTATCAGCTGAGGATTTTCATGAGAATCAATGCGCTTGA